Sequence from the Penicillium oxalicum strain HP7-1 chromosome IV, whole genome shotgun sequence genome:
GAGACCCGTTTGCAGACAACCAGAATGGACACGACGCGAGCTTAGCCGGCACAGGCCATCGACGTCACCAGAGCCGTGATTTCGTGAACTCGTTAGACAACACTCTATCACACGCCCGACCGCGAACCGTTCCGAAACCGGTGGAGCTTCCGAGCTTCGATGAAATCAAATCCCAGCATCCCAATCACCACCATCGACACAAACACAGCAAGTCGCGCGAACTGCGATTTCCACGGCCCATGACCCATTTTACATCGTCGGCTAGTGCCCGAGGCTTATTCCCTTCTTGGTCGGGAGGTCGGGATAAAGAGCGTGACAGCGACAATGGGCTGCTCCGACCTCTGACGAGAGAGGCGACGCGGTCTCGATGGGGATCGGATTCGACCGGTCGCCTCAGCTCGGGGAGCAGGAGGGGAAGTCTGCTGGATGTACCCGAACAACATGAGCGATTGGGTCCCATTCAACGGCAGGATCTCTCGTCAatggaggatctggagaaggtgaagaagcGTCGGGAACAGGGCGAAAGGTATGAGATCCCAGTCTACACATCTTTATGGTCGATGATGGGATGAAGGCCATGTGGCATTCACATGAAATATGACACTATTGGGAAAACTAATGCGTGGTCACTTCCAGACATATCCGGTCCGCGCTGTCGGAAATTGGAACTCTTGCGACCGAACTGACCCGACGTCTGGACTACACCTACTACAATCTGTTGGAGAAGATCACGGCGCTCAACTCGACCATCAGCTCTTTCCAGGAGCTTTCCGACTCGGCGGCGACCCTCTTGAATGAGTTTGAAAAGGAAACATCCAGTCTGGACCAAGACATCCGAAAGCAAATCAACGATCTTCAAGGATTCGAACCACAGATTCACAAGGCGGATGCGCTGGCTGAGCGGATGCAAAAGGGCCGGCGGCGAGCAGAGGAGCTGAACAAGCGGCTTGACGGGGTTAAGTCGGCAATCGATCGCTGGGAGCAAAAAGAGGCTGAGTGGCAGACACGCACGAGCCGGCGCTTGCGCATCTTCTGGGGAATTGTGACTAGTGCAGCTCTTGTGCTTCTCCTGGCGGTGACCGTTCGGAGATGGCCAGCTGAGGGTTCATTACAACAGGCAGGTCCTCCCGCCATTCCACCCACGGCGGAGGCCGTGAACCAGTCTGCAGCAGGATTCTCTTCACAGTCCGATATGTGGGACCCTCTTCGGGGCGTTGACGAGTCCACTAGCACACCCGAATCAGCCTGGTATCCAGCAAGACTTGCAGAGAGACTTCGGCATCTTGAGCAGACTCAGACATTGTCAGACGCgtcctccacctccagatCACCGGCTAGTACGGGGGTATCTCAAACGGGACATGACCCGTTCAGACTGCTCGATGAGCTTTGAACCCTGTGGTTCAGTCTTGTCCTTCGTTCACACCTCACTCATTCGTCTTTCCTCGTCTCTCCCTACTGCTTCATTTCTGCGGAGCCTCGCAACACATGACCTGAACGCATCTGGTTGCTAATCTCTTATTCGTTTTCTTGTTTGGTTATGTCGTGATACCCCGCCTATATAGCCGTTATAAATataattctttttttgtgtatcatcatcattattGTCCCACTCACGCCTCcgctttcttcttcttcttatcctCGATCAACTCGATGTTGGCCTCGGGCACCTTACTGCCGTAGGTTTCCAATAGCCACTCCTTGACATCCTCACTGACATCACCTTGCACGGTGATCTCCTCCGTGCCCGCGGGTGACCGAGTGACCGATGATCCCGTGGCCATCTTCTTGCCCAGTTCCTTGGCCAACTTTTTGTTCTCGAGGCCAAAGATCTCCAACCCGATGATGACCGTGACATACTTGCGCTTATTTCGCTCCACACGCTTGATCTGGATCTTGGAGGCGGCCTTACGCTCGGCATCGCGGGCCTCGCTTTGTGCCGCCTTTGCTTCCTTCTTTGCGGCGTCTTTGGCGGCGCGTTCTTGcacggagacggagagagtGGATAGATTGGCGTTCAGGGCATCTGCAATCGACCTTAACCATTAGAGAGGGGGTCCAGTTTAAAAGACAAGCAAATCATGTGCAAGGCATGTTTATTCCCCAACACCTCTGTCATTGGAAATTTCCCATTTTCATTCAAATCCGGACgggtggacgaggaggaatGGGAGGATTATCGTCGAATTCGCACCTTCAGAATGTAACCGGGTCCACAGATCTTCATGGTTCTCCTTCAGCCACTCCTCGCACTTTTTTGCCGTCCCTCCAAATTCGCAGTACTATGATTCGGGTCGTGTCAGTCAACGTCTCCATGTGCCCGCCGGTTCAATTGGCAATGAAAGCTCGAGCAAAACCTACCTCGGGAGGTAGCGTGCAGACTAATTCGACAAGAAAATTTGTTTGTTAGCTTTTAGCTCTGTATATCTTGATTCCTGGAAGGATGAAAGATCCATGAAAAGCCTGTCGAGACAATGTGACGTTGCAGTCAAGCTCATAGATCCCTTTAACCTTGCGCCCATTTATCGAGACAAACCAGTAACATGgtgaaaggaaagaggaacCAGCTTCGCTTACCGCCGCAATAAACGACCCGGCGGGCCTGTGGCTCCACGGGTCCAGAGTCCGCTACTTCGGCCATTTTCTTAATCTGTTGATATCTCGTTCAAGCAAGTAAACAGAAAAGgcgaaaagacaaagaaaaccTCAAGTGCTCCTTGCGTGTCGGAAGTCGGAACTAATTGCTGATTCGGGGGCGTCTCGCGATCAACTTGCGCGGGGAGGGGACGGCGGAGGGGCATGGAGACTAACTTGTTTGGGATAATTACAAAGGTCATGTGATGTGTGGCTCTACGGTACATTTGGAGATGTCGAGAATCGAGATGGGGATTTGGGGATGAGAGATGTTTAATGCGACATTCGTGAAACACATCAATGTGAAACACAAGGCTCTTCAAGCTGAAGGGGTTGAGCTTCGGACTCGAGAATGTGCCTGCACATGCAGGGTCTTGAGCGAAGACCTGCCGATTACTATGTACATGACTAAGAAGGAAGAATCATGAACAGTCCAACCTTTCATCTCAATTGACGTAAAATGAAACGTAGGAGTGAGAAGACCATACTTTGCAAGACATTGAACAACATGCAAATCTAGATTTTCGGACCTACTCGCCTATCTTCCTGTGTCGTCAACCTCGATGATTGAGTCGATCATCAGCTCGTCAAGCTTGGTCTCTACCTTGGTACACCTTATATGTACACTATAACAATCTCAAATCGACCCGATAAGAAGCAAAAAACGACACGCGTGCCAAATTCGTCACTCTGATAGGACGATTTCAAAATTTCCCTCAACAGCGCTCTTTCGGTGACAACCCTTTGACAAATTGGGAACTGGGTCAACTCCTAGAATGGATCACGACTTCGTCTCAAGATAGAGGAGGGGCATGGAATAGGAAGATGCAAAATTCCAGCATCCAGAGTGAAGACGTGCGAGCTACTGGTCCACATAGAAGACCGTTTGATTCGACTCTGATTTGCCGGGCGTGCTTGCCAGTTCCAGGGAACAAATTGTTTGCGCCTTACGTGCAGCCTCTTAGTGTCTTTGCGCGTATGTACTGTATGTGTATGTGTGGAGCTTGATGCCAGACCGTTGGTCTGCGGCGGGGGTTGCAGTAGAGTGCATTAGGCTTGGACTTGGAACGTGGGAGATGGTTATGTACAGTGTGGGTTGGAGAGTCGAGGCAACGATAGACAGCGCATAGATTAAGCACGTTGGTGTTTCATGTGTGGGCGAGATAGCCCAGGACTATTCAGGCCAAGTGGAACTTGCTGTGTTTTTATGTCTGATTGGTGTTCCCAAGACCCCTTTATCGTATGCGACAAATCTGACATGATTAGACTCATTTTTTTATGGTTCTGGTCTCATATTGAGTATTAGTGCAAGCAGAGCCCGCTTGAAAagtatttttcttttttcttctttttggtttaTTCAATTTTTTTATCTATAGAAACAGATCGATATACGGCGAATAGTTGGTTCGCTTTTAGTCCGTCAGACCGAGTCCTGGCGGAGAAGATGCGGGTCAGTCAGTCTCTGGTACATACGGGCGGTAGGTAAGCCGATAAGATAGAGCGGACCTATTCATTGCATGGAGATGACGCGAATGAAGAGGTAATGACGAGCATACGAGGCTGTCTAGAGGGGTCCAATTCAATCAAGAGCTGGATCGATTGTCCTTATCTCGCCATACGTGCGTAATAGCTCATCTTGCACTGATTTTTACAGTTACGGATTCACAGTACACCGAATCCAATCGAGATATGGGTGCGCCAGAAACTATCTCTGGGTCATGGACAGAAAGCGACATTCCTTGCAAAGCCCAGAGAGCGAACATAGTCTTTTTCTGGTGAGACCAAAGTCCCGAGTTACGTGCAATACGCATGCACGAATTCGACGGGCTTGGGTCCCATCGGATTCCAGGATCAATGTGTCGTGCATATTTCTGGCGTCTGGTCTCGGCGGCAACATCAGATAGCCCAAGTCACCGAGGGTGGTTTCGGAGAGAAACGACAATTGATTGATTGACTGACTTAATTGACATGGAAATATTAATAACATCTAGCCATATCATTTCCCATCCGGAGAAAACCCCATGGTAATCTCGATCATAACAATACGTCCTCTTCCAAAACTCAAAGACCCTATCTGACTCGTCAATCTGGTCCCGCTTCTGACGCTCTATTCATAGAAATGAGAAAGCGGATGAGCTTGCAAGTTTACGAGTTTCCATCCGTTTTTAGACCTGCACGAAGAATTTAAAATCAAAATCACACATCAAACCAAGGATCGAGGCCCTACAAGGACTCTTGCTATCTCTCCAGCAGCGAGCCAAAAGCCACGGCCATGAAAAAGATCCAAAACATAAAATCCTATCGTTTACAAGGAACAGCGCAACCAGACTCGGACGGCGTCCGGTCTCGTGGTCCGGACCATCCCATATTGCATAGTGGTCGCCATTCGACTTGATGGAAATAGATCTCTAATGTCTGGTGCGCGAGAGAGAAACGCTCTACAAGGCCAATTATCTTACGCTGATTGTGTTGAAGGCCCGCAACTATGCAGGTAGACTCCTGCGTCGGGCTTTCTTGACCCCTCAAGTGGGAAACTTTGGCCCATGCTCATTGCGAGTCCCAATGAATCGTTTGAACACGCGCTATAATTCCAGATCGTCGGCGAAAGTACGCCACTACAACCTCGCAGCACTAGTCGCAGGGGGCCAGACGAGGGCTGAGGTCCGAGAGCAAAGGggcagaggggggaggggggggggggggggggaagtgtCTTTCCTTCCATACAAAGATGAGCCTGTCCGTGCATCTTGTCCATTGCTAGTATATGCACGACGAAATGGCAACGGACCCGGTCTGGTCTGGCCTGAATCTGTTGCGTTTTCAATGCTTGCCCTAGTGGGCTTGTTCGGTTTGAGATGCAACTGAGATGGGGGTGTTGAGGGGCAGTGATTCCCAGTAGAGTCGTCTAATCTAAGTGAGAGCTGGTCGTATTGAATGACAATACTCTAATCTTCATATTTAATAAATCCTATGATTGTGGTCCATAGGATTTGCTGTTTTCGACGTCTTTCCTATGAAAAATACAGCAGTCCAATGATCCTATCCACTTCATTTCCTCTCTGTATCTATGCAAAGTACTTTGTATAGTGGAAATGTCTAGAACATCCACCAAACTCACGCCTCTGGGTCGGTCCCTCCTCCCGTAGCGGTTAGATCATCATATTCTCTCTGGAGTACCTATTCGGTTCTCTCACTGTACATTCTGATACCTCTTCAGGATGTACTCGTTGTACCTcgcttttcccctccccttcaaactctctcttttgctttcccTCTCGCGAGGTTCTGGCGCAGGTCCGTGCTGAACCTTTTTGCCCACGGTGGACCCTCCTCCGGCACCCAGAGAGGATTCGATCACCGCCGCAAATGTCGATCGTCTGGAGGGTCCATCTCTCCGCTTTAGACTTTTGATTTGCTCCGACCAAACTCCCC
This genomic interval carries:
- a CDS encoding Translation machinery-associated protein 22, encoding MAEVADSGPVEPQARRVVYCGVCTLPPEYCEFGGTAKKCEEWLKENHEDLWTRLHSEDALNANLSTLSVSVQERAAKDAAKKEAKAAQSEARDAERKAASKIQIKRVERNKRKYVTVIIGLEIFGLENKKLAKELGKKMATGSSVTRSPAGTEEITVQGDVSEDVKEWLLETYGSKVPEANIELIEDKKKKKAEA